The Drosophila sechellia strain sech25 chromosome 2L, ASM438219v1, whole genome shotgun sequence region CCACCTGGCCACTTTCCTCCTGCTGGCGGTGTGCGTTTGCCAAGGATCTGGATTAGCCTTGGACCAACCCGATGGACGCGTTGTGGGTGGAAAAGCAGCGGCGGCCAATAGTGCTCCGTATATAGTGTCCATGCAGTACGGAGGAACACATTATTGCGCTGCTAACATCATTAATTCCAACTGGCTGGTAACGGCTGCTCACTGCCTGGCCAATAGGAATCAAGTACTTGGAAGCACCCTGGTGGCTGGAAGCATTGCGGTGGCCGGAACAGCGAGCACCACACAGAAGAGGCAAATCACCCACTATGTGATCAATGATCTCTATAACGGAGGAACAGTGCCCTATGACATCGGATTGATTTACACGCCCACCGCCTTCACTTGGACCGCTGCAGTGGCTCCGGTGAAGCTGCCATCGTCCGGAGTGAGGCCAACTGGAAAGGCTGACCTCTTTGGCTGGGGCAGCACCAGCAAGACGAATAGCCCCTCATATCCGAAGACCCTCCAGGAGGCCAATAACATACCCATTATAAGTCTCGACTCCTGTGCTGCAGAACTGGGCACTAAGGGTCAGGATGTGCACACCACGAACCTGTGCACAGGTCCTCTCACCGGCGGCACCAGCTTTTGCACCTCGGACTCCGGAGGTCCGCTGGTCCAGGGAAACGTTCTAATCGGCATCGTGTCTTGGGGAAAACTTCCATGCGGTCAACCCAACTCCCCGTCGGTGTATGTCCAGGTCTCCTCGTTCATAACATGGATAGCAGCCAACCAAAAGATATGAATCGTGGAGTAAAAGATAGTATCTGAATAAAGAAATACTTATGAGATTGCAGTATCACGTGTTTATTATATAAGGCAACTTTCATAAATTGATTGTAATGTATCTTTCAAAGTACTTAAaggcatttaaatatatttcgttATCTTATCtagtaaattaattaattaattttaaaaacatgGTAACcgatgtatatttatattttacgACAAAGTAAATAAGATTTGATTATAAATGTTTTAGATAGCCAACTTGTGGAAAAATATTAAGTAAATAAAGCTTTCCAAGAAGCAGCGAATATTAAGATTAAAAATAAGCTTTATCTTTTCTTTTGTTATAAAAACTGAATattaaccaaaaaaaaggtAATGTCAACAAAATGTTATCTTTACCAAGAAATACCCGGATTAACTTTCCATTT contains the following coding sequences:
- the LOC6617718 gene encoding trypsin, whose protein sequence is MIANGQQTKWRHRHLATFLLLAVCVCQGSGLALDQPDGRVVGGKAAAANSAPYIVSMQYGGTHYCAANIINSNWLVTAAHCLANRNQVLGSTLVAGSIAVAGTASTTQKRQITHYVINDLYNGGTVPYDIGLIYTPTAFTWTAAVAPVKLPSSGVRPTGKADLFGWGSTSKTNSPSYPKTLQEANNIPIISLDSCAAELGTKGQDVHTTNLCTGPLTGGTSFCTSDSGGPLVQGNVLIGIVSWGKLPCGQPNSPSVYVQVSSFITWIAANQKI